In Bythopirellula goksoeyrii, a single window of DNA contains:
- a CDS encoding ABC transporter ATP-binding protein, translating to MIHFEDVTRTFGNRTAVEKLNLSVGKGELVALLGHNGAGKTTSIKMLVGLLQPTSGKVRVGPFVVSENLREASRLVGYVPDQPFLYEKLSALEFLEFVAELYGLTATEARTAVQREVERFQLGPFVDRLTESYSHGMRQRTVFAAALIHQPEVLVVDEPMVGLDPQCIRLVKDFLRAYADSGKTVLMSTHTLGIAEEIADRVAVMNASRLVFEGTVAQLRESVPGELGTLESLYLALTKEGAVSENVNGSSSRQSTNPVL from the coding sequence ATGATACATTTTGAAGATGTCACTCGCACTTTTGGCAATCGAACCGCTGTAGAGAAACTTAATCTATCCGTCGGTAAGGGAGAGCTTGTCGCATTGCTAGGCCACAATGGTGCCGGCAAAACAACTTCTATTAAGATGTTGGTCGGTTTGCTCCAGCCTACTTCTGGGAAAGTCAGGGTTGGCCCATTTGTTGTCAGTGAAAACTTGCGAGAGGCGAGCCGGCTGGTTGGCTATGTTCCAGATCAGCCTTTCCTCTATGAAAAGCTCTCTGCTCTTGAGTTTTTGGAGTTTGTCGCAGAACTCTACGGACTGACTGCGACTGAAGCAAGAACTGCCGTCCAAAGAGAGGTCGAACGATTTCAGTTGGGCCCGTTTGTAGACCGACTCACCGAAAGCTATTCGCACGGCATGAGACAACGGACAGTCTTCGCAGCAGCCTTGATCCATCAACCGGAAGTATTGGTAGTCGATGAACCTATGGTTGGTCTCGACCCTCAGTGCATTCGCCTTGTTAAGGATTTTTTACGGGCCTATGCCGATAGTGGAAAAACCGTTCTGATGTCCACGCACACCTTGGGAATTGCAGAAGAGATTGCAGACCGGGTTGCAGTGATGAATGCTAGCAGGCTTGTCTTTGAAGGCACGGTTGCTCAATTGAGAGAATCAGTACCAGGGGAACTAGGTACCTTAGAGTCGCTCTACCTGGCTCTGACCAAAGAGGGCGCAGTGAGTGAGAACGTAAATGGTAGTAGTTCCCGCCAATCAACCAATCCGGTACTCTAG
- a CDS encoding preprotein translocase subunit SecA gives MARCASYVPLVTALEPQMEALNDYELRKSSLGLRYRVRSGEPIDKLLVEAFALVREAGRRKLNMRHFDVQIMGGAAIHHRSIIEMQTGEGKTLTATLPLYLAALEGNGAHLATVNDYLARRDAEWMTPLYSALGMSVGIIQGQQPQPERRKAYECDVTYGTANEMGFDFLRDRLLLRSQGDGQQDIFGKMLGVASGGGTDQPVQRGLHFMLVDEADSILIDEARTPLIISALPGEDEKIAAEAYRWAAEVSPEFIENEHYEYDHDERTVELSLAGRQFVRMLQKPSEMDRLPLSTIYEYIQRAIKVAREMFFERHYVVRDGEIVIVDEFTGRMAEGRKWRAGIHQAVEAKEGVEITFATNQAARITIQDLFLRYERLGGMTGTASTSRGELKKIYHVHVLSIPTNRPPIRKQLRTLVYGTKDQKWAAVVEDAIEQHRLDRPVLIGTRSIDKSEHLANLLVEQGVEPVILNARHVAREAEIVAAAGEKGKVTVATNMAGRGTDIRLGEGVREIGGLHVICTELHEAKRVDRQLIGRCGRQGDPGTYRQFLALDDEILLLGYGPKRAAKLEALGLKSTGPIKGMEQLFHRAQRRVEKRHFRDRKILLYHEKERQKVQRQMGQDPYLDTPG, from the coding sequence ATGGCCCGCTGCGCGAGTTACGTCCCCCTCGTTACAGCTCTTGAACCCCAGATGGAAGCCCTCAACGACTACGAACTCCGCAAATCGAGCCTGGGACTGCGTTATCGGGTGCGTAGCGGTGAACCAATCGATAAGCTACTCGTCGAAGCATTCGCTCTCGTGCGAGAAGCAGGTCGGCGCAAACTCAACATGCGACACTTCGACGTGCAAATCATGGGTGGCGCTGCCATCCATCATCGATCGATCATTGAGATGCAGACTGGCGAGGGTAAAACGCTGACTGCAACATTGCCACTCTATTTGGCTGCTCTCGAAGGCAATGGTGCCCACTTGGCCACGGTGAACGATTACCTCGCACGCCGCGATGCTGAGTGGATGACGCCGCTCTATTCCGCGCTCGGCATGTCGGTCGGCATCATCCAGGGACAGCAGCCCCAGCCCGAACGCCGCAAGGCCTACGAATGCGATGTCACCTATGGCACGGCCAACGAGATGGGCTTTGATTTCTTGCGAGATCGCCTCCTTTTGCGGTCCCAGGGAGATGGCCAGCAGGACATTTTTGGCAAGATGCTTGGCGTAGCTTCGGGCGGAGGGACCGATCAACCCGTTCAACGCGGCTTGCACTTCATGCTGGTCGACGAGGCAGACAGCATCCTCATCGATGAAGCGAGAACCCCGTTGATTATCAGTGCTTTGCCTGGCGAAGATGAAAAGATCGCCGCAGAGGCCTACCGCTGGGCAGCCGAAGTCTCTCCAGAGTTCATCGAAAATGAACACTATGAATACGACCATGATGAACGCACTGTAGAACTCTCACTAGCCGGTCGGCAGTTCGTCCGAATGCTTCAAAAACCAAGCGAGATGGACCGGCTCCCTCTCTCGACCATCTACGAATATATTCAGCGCGCGATCAAGGTGGCCCGCGAGATGTTCTTCGAGCGCCACTATGTGGTACGCGACGGTGAGATTGTGATTGTCGATGAGTTCACCGGCCGTATGGCCGAAGGGCGGAAGTGGCGGGCAGGAATCCATCAAGCCGTTGAAGCCAAGGAAGGCGTTGAAATCACTTTTGCCACCAATCAGGCCGCCCGCATTACGATCCAAGACCTGTTTCTACGCTACGAGCGTTTGGGAGGCATGACCGGCACAGCGTCGACCAGTCGTGGCGAGTTGAAGAAAATCTACCATGTGCATGTCCTCTCGATCCCTACCAACCGCCCCCCTATCCGCAAGCAACTCCGCACACTTGTGTATGGTACAAAGGATCAAAAATGGGCAGCCGTGGTAGAAGACGCCATTGAGCAACATCGGCTCGATCGACCCGTGCTGATCGGCACCCGCTCGATCGACAAAAGCGAACACCTGGCCAACCTCCTTGTGGAGCAAGGTGTGGAGCCGGTCATTCTCAATGCCCGCCATGTGGCTCGCGAGGCCGAGATCGTCGCTGCGGCTGGCGAGAAAGGCAAAGTCACAGTCGCTACCAACATGGCAGGCCGTGGTACCGACATTCGCCTCGGCGAAGGGGTCCGCGAGATCGGGGGCCTGCACGTGATTTGCACAGAACTCCACGAAGCCAAACGCGTCGACCGCCAACTCATCGGACGTTGCGGACGACAGGGGGATCCCGGCACATACCGCCAGTTTCTAGCCCTCGATGACGAAATCTTGCTCTTGGGCTACGGCCCCAAGCGCGCCGCCAAACTCGAAGCCTTGGGCCTAAAATCCACCGGCCCGATAAAAGGGATGGAGCAACTGTTCCACCGCGCCCAACGGCGCGTCGAAAAACGCCACTTTCGCGACCGCAAGATCCTCCTCTACCACGAAAAAGAACGCCAAAAGGTCCAACGCCAAATGGGCCAGGATCCGTATCTGGATACGCCAGGGTAA
- a CDS encoding FdhF/YdeP family oxidoreductase, protein MKKVSSGGGWPAIWYTLRKGQEAGGIWKLWKAMRSKNACKTCALGMGGQRGGMVNEQGHFPEVCKKSLQAMVADMQGAIGPEFWQQYAVEDLRQLSPRELENCGRLTQPVLYTPELRRYQPIPWEDAFRRIAGKLSELTAEETFWYFSGRSSNEAGFLLQLFARLYGTNNVNNCSYYCHQASGVGLTSSTGSGTATIMLEDLDKCDLVFVIGGNPASNHPRLMRTLMEVRRRGGEVIVINPLVETGLVNFRVPSDVRSLLFGTKIASLYVQPHIGGDLALLTGIAKRIVELTAHDMNFVESHCNNWDELSRSLDNASWDEITEKSGVSYDQIDEIAQRYSKAKNAVFSWTMGITHHTHGVQNVQAIANLALLRGMVGRPAAGLLPIRGHSNVQGIGSVGVTPKLKDAIFERLQTHFGVSLPTTAGLDTMGCMEGAHGGKLKFGLSLGGNLYGSNPDSTFAQQALENLDMMVYLSTTLNTGHAFGLARETIILPVLARDEEPQPTTQESMFNLVRLSDGGPRRHVGPKSEVEVIATIADEVSKGDTHSEKNGTLGSIEWLRMRNTGRIREAISKIVPGYDKIRDIADNKEEFQIAGRTFHEPSFPTANGRANLHSHQLPELLGSKNELRLMTIRSEGQFNTVVYEDYDLYRGVEDRRVILIHPDDIAERGLDTATPVTVYGPAGSLSGVRLHPFPQIRPGNTAMYYPECNVLVSRHVDPSSKTPAFKGVIVTLEPEEVLTSTQ, encoded by the coding sequence ATGAAAAAGGTATCTTCGGGTGGTGGCTGGCCTGCAATCTGGTACACATTGCGAAAAGGCCAAGAGGCTGGCGGCATCTGGAAGCTATGGAAGGCAATGCGTTCTAAAAACGCCTGTAAGACATGTGCGCTTGGCATGGGAGGTCAACGAGGCGGGATGGTCAATGAACAAGGCCATTTCCCAGAAGTGTGTAAAAAATCATTGCAGGCCATGGTTGCCGACATGCAAGGTGCGATTGGGCCCGAATTCTGGCAGCAATACGCAGTCGAAGATTTACGCCAACTCTCACCTCGTGAGCTTGAAAACTGCGGCAGGCTTACTCAGCCAGTACTTTATACACCTGAACTTCGCCGCTACCAACCGATTCCTTGGGAAGACGCATTCCGTCGGATTGCTGGAAAACTTTCGGAGCTCACTGCCGAAGAGACCTTTTGGTATTTCAGTGGCCGCAGCAGCAACGAAGCGGGATTTCTTTTACAGTTATTCGCTCGGCTGTATGGTACGAACAACGTCAACAATTGTAGCTACTATTGCCACCAGGCTAGCGGTGTCGGACTCACCAGTAGTACTGGCAGTGGCACGGCTACGATCATGCTCGAAGACCTAGATAAGTGCGACTTAGTCTTCGTCATCGGCGGAAACCCAGCGAGCAATCATCCTCGGCTCATGCGTACTCTTATGGAAGTGCGGCGTCGCGGTGGCGAGGTGATTGTCATCAACCCTCTGGTGGAAACCGGGCTCGTGAATTTTCGCGTACCGAGCGACGTGCGTTCTCTGTTATTTGGTACTAAGATCGCTAGTCTCTATGTGCAACCACATATTGGGGGCGACCTTGCTTTGCTGACGGGAATTGCCAAGCGAATAGTCGAGCTTACAGCTCACGATATGAATTTCGTGGAGTCTCACTGCAACAACTGGGATGAACTCTCGCGAAGCCTAGACAACGCTTCCTGGGATGAGATAACAGAAAAATCGGGTGTTTCTTATGACCAAATCGATGAAATTGCTCAGAGGTACTCTAAGGCCAAGAATGCCGTGTTCAGTTGGACGATGGGCATCACACACCACACGCACGGAGTGCAAAACGTCCAGGCCATTGCCAACCTTGCTCTGCTGCGGGGAATGGTAGGGCGCCCCGCCGCTGGTTTGTTGCCTATTCGGGGACATTCGAATGTACAGGGAATCGGGTCGGTGGGTGTAACCCCCAAACTCAAAGACGCCATCTTTGAAAGGTTGCAAACGCATTTCGGAGTGTCGCTCCCAACTACGGCAGGACTCGACACGATGGGCTGTATGGAAGGTGCACATGGCGGGAAGCTTAAGTTCGGACTTAGCTTGGGAGGCAATCTCTATGGTTCGAATCCCGATTCGACGTTTGCTCAGCAGGCTCTTGAGAACTTGGACATGATGGTTTATCTCAGCACGACTCTCAACACGGGACATGCCTTTGGACTGGCGCGCGAGACGATTATTCTCCCCGTGCTTGCGCGAGATGAGGAGCCCCAACCCACGACCCAGGAATCGATGTTCAATCTTGTGAGACTAAGCGATGGCGGACCACGGCGTCATGTTGGCCCCAAGAGTGAAGTAGAAGTCATCGCAACGATTGCCGATGAAGTTTCCAAAGGTGATACTCATTCCGAGAAGAATGGAACTCTTGGCTCAATCGAGTGGCTTCGCATGCGCAACACGGGCCGCATCCGCGAGGCGATCTCGAAAATCGTGCCAGGCTATGACAAGATCAGAGACATTGCCGACAACAAGGAAGAATTTCAGATAGCTGGCCGCACGTTTCATGAGCCAAGTTTTCCGACGGCCAATGGTCGTGCCAACCTGCATTCTCATCAACTGCCTGAGTTGCTCGGTTCAAAGAACGAACTGCGCTTAATGACCATTCGCAGTGAAGGCCAATTCAATACGGTCGTTTACGAAGACTACGATCTCTATCGGGGCGTGGAAGATCGCAGGGTCATCCTCATCCACCCCGACGACATTGCCGAACGTGGACTCGATACGGCAACGCCTGTCACAGTTTACGGCCCGGCAGGTTCGCTTTCCGGAGTGCGGCTGCATCCCTTCCCTCAAATCCGTCCGGGTAATACAGCCATGTATTATCCCGAGTGCAATGTGTTGGTGAGTCGTCATGTGGATCCCTCTAGCAAGACCCCAGCATTTAAGGGGGTAATTGTTACACTCGAACCCGAGGAAGTACTTACATCTACCCAATGA
- a CDS encoding M13 family metallopeptidase gives MSRMAIVAFSLFAFIPYTFAAELKSGLDRKAIDPSVRVQDNPFLYMNGNWLKHTPIPADKSNYGSFSLLEDEAQLAIKEICEQAAESDHPKGSLEQKIGDFYTSYMDEATIAKHGIGSLQSELDAIDHVKSYDELIELFGHFNQIGVETPFGFFVDQDDKDSTRYLAALIQSGTTLPDRDYYLEESEENLAARAALVKYINTLFELSDLPHEKNVGTQILDLETALAKLQWTKTELRDAHKRYNKHTIAELVELSPSLPWESFFDSASVEGVEELNVCTPSFFEELDALIGNTPLDVWKEYLRFHLLDAFASALPAPYVDAQFALYGKQLGGTPELEPRWKRAVDAISGKRGFGVLGDAAGQLYVKKNFPHRAKERMDDLVGNLMKAYEQSIDDLEWMTPVTKEKAKEKLAKITTKIGHTDKWRDYSALVIEPDDLLGNYLRSAEVEYNRMIDKLGKPVDKEEWFMTPQTVNAYYNPGQNEIVFPAAILQPPFFDVDAHDAVNYGGIGAIIGHEISHAFDDQGSKYDGDGNLNNWWTDEDRAAFHKLTSKLVDQFNSYSPLPSKHVNGKLTLGENIADLSGMSIAYKAYNLFLDGEEAPIIDDWTGDQRFFLGWSQSWQRKYRDAEMLKRLLVDPHSPSMYRSNGPMSNFDPFYEAFEVKLGDEQYRAPEDRIRIW, from the coding sequence ATGAGTCGGATGGCAATCGTCGCGTTTTCACTGTTTGCTTTCATTCCCTATACCTTTGCTGCGGAGCTAAAATCCGGGCTCGATAGAAAAGCCATCGATCCGTCTGTTCGAGTACAAGACAATCCCTTCCTCTACATGAATGGCAATTGGCTCAAGCATACTCCTATACCGGCGGACAAATCGAACTACGGCTCATTTAGCCTTCTTGAGGACGAAGCCCAGTTGGCCATAAAGGAAATATGCGAACAGGCCGCTGAGAGCGACCACCCCAAGGGAAGCCTCGAACAGAAAATCGGCGATTTCTACACCAGTTACATGGATGAAGCCACTATCGCCAAGCATGGGATTGGGTCCCTGCAAAGCGAATTGGATGCAATCGATCATGTGAAATCCTACGACGAACTGATTGAACTTTTTGGCCATTTCAATCAAATCGGTGTTGAAACTCCTTTCGGGTTCTTTGTCGACCAGGACGACAAAGATTCGACTCGCTATCTGGCTGCTCTGATCCAGTCAGGCACAACTCTCCCTGACCGAGATTACTACCTGGAAGAGAGCGAAGAGAATCTTGCCGCCCGAGCGGCATTGGTGAAGTATATCAACACATTGTTTGAGCTAAGCGATCTGCCCCACGAAAAGAACGTTGGCACGCAAATCCTGGATCTTGAAACAGCTCTCGCCAAGCTGCAGTGGACGAAAACCGAGCTTCGTGACGCCCACAAACGCTATAACAAGCATACAATTGCCGAACTAGTGGAACTCTCTCCCAGCCTTCCTTGGGAATCTTTTTTCGACTCAGCTAGTGTCGAGGGAGTCGAAGAGCTAAATGTTTGTACCCCTAGCTTCTTTGAAGAGCTCGATGCATTGATAGGTAACACCCCTTTGGACGTGTGGAAAGAGTACCTCCGCTTTCATCTGCTCGATGCGTTCGCAAGCGCGCTTCCAGCCCCTTATGTCGACGCACAATTCGCACTCTATGGCAAGCAACTCGGGGGTACGCCAGAGTTGGAGCCGCGTTGGAAACGCGCCGTCGATGCGATCTCTGGCAAACGCGGGTTTGGCGTCCTTGGAGATGCTGCCGGGCAGCTCTATGTCAAAAAGAACTTTCCTCATCGAGCCAAAGAGCGAATGGATGACTTGGTTGGCAATTTGATGAAGGCCTATGAGCAAAGTATCGACGACCTAGAGTGGATGACGCCTGTCACCAAAGAAAAAGCCAAAGAAAAACTTGCTAAGATCACTACAAAAATCGGACACACCGACAAATGGCGAGATTATTCGGCACTTGTTATTGAGCCAGACGATCTACTGGGCAACTATCTTCGCTCAGCAGAGGTGGAATACAATCGCATGATCGACAAACTGGGGAAACCGGTCGACAAGGAGGAATGGTTCATGACCCCTCAGACGGTCAATGCTTATTACAACCCGGGCCAAAATGAGATTGTATTCCCCGCCGCGATTCTGCAACCTCCATTCTTCGATGTCGATGCCCACGACGCGGTCAACTATGGCGGTATTGGTGCGATTATCGGGCACGAGATCAGCCATGCTTTCGACGATCAAGGGAGTAAATACGATGGTGATGGCAATCTCAACAATTGGTGGACAGACGAGGATCGAGCTGCTTTCCACAAGCTCACTTCAAAGCTAGTCGATCAGTTTAACAGCTATTCTCCACTACCAAGCAAACACGTGAATGGTAAACTCACCCTGGGAGAAAACATTGCCGACCTCTCGGGAATGTCGATCGCCTACAAGGCCTATAACTTGTTCTTGGATGGAGAGGAGGCGCCTATCATCGACGACTGGACGGGCGACCAACGCTTCTTTCTTGGATGGTCCCAGAGCTGGCAGCGAAAATACCGCGATGCCGAGATGTTGAAGCGACTACTCGTCGACCCTCATTCACCTTCGATGTATCGGAGCAACGGCCCCATGTCAAACTTCGATCCCTTTTACGAAGCGTTTGAAGTCAAGCTCGGCGACGAACAATACCGCGCACCCGAGGATCGCATCCGAATCTGGTAG
- the aroA gene encoding 3-phosphoshikimate 1-carboxyvinyltransferase: MPDEIEIQAVQGPVHGEIRPPGSKSITNRALICAALANGHTELMGALDSEDTRVMIDGLRELGIAVDVSAGGRTIEVRGCKGNIPAGQADIFVGNSGTTIRFLTAAVTLGSGEYRLDGIERMRERPIGDLASALNQLGANVQCEGNDNCPPVKVIADGLKGGVATVGGNISSQFLSGLLMAAPCAEQDVVLHVEGNLVSVPYVAMTLRVMESFGVLAKPSENFSVIHIPTTASYKACRYSIEPDASAASYFWAVAAVTGGKVTVRGLNYESLQGDVAFVDCLRNMGCQIHTEDDAITVQGGPLHGIDVDMNAISDTVQTLAVVALFAKGTTRISNVSHIRHKETDRIAALATELRKLGAEVKESEDGLEITPGKLSPAAIDTYNDHRMAMSFAIAGLNSPGIVICNPGCTSKTYPDYFSDLARLTTTR, translated from the coding sequence ATGCCCGATGAGATTGAGATTCAAGCCGTTCAAGGTCCCGTGCATGGAGAAATTCGTCCACCCGGCTCAAAGAGCATCACCAATCGAGCACTCATCTGCGCCGCATTGGCCAATGGTCATACTGAGCTAATGGGAGCACTCGATAGCGAAGATACGCGGGTCATGATCGACGGCCTCCGCGAATTGGGCATCGCGGTAGACGTTTCCGCCGGCGGAAGGACGATTGAAGTCAGAGGCTGTAAAGGCAATATACCAGCTGGTCAGGCGGATATCTTCGTCGGGAACAGCGGAACCACGATACGATTTTTGACTGCAGCGGTCACTTTGGGTAGCGGCGAGTATCGCTTGGATGGGATTGAGCGAATGCGAGAACGCCCAATTGGCGACTTGGCATCGGCCTTGAATCAACTCGGTGCCAATGTTCAGTGCGAAGGAAATGACAACTGTCCGCCAGTTAAGGTTATTGCTGATGGGCTGAAGGGAGGAGTAGCTACCGTTGGAGGAAATATCTCAAGCCAATTCCTCAGTGGACTCTTGATGGCTGCTCCATGCGCGGAACAAGATGTCGTACTGCACGTGGAAGGTAATTTGGTATCAGTTCCCTATGTGGCGATGACACTTCGAGTGATGGAATCTTTTGGTGTACTGGCGAAACCAAGCGAGAACTTCTCAGTAATACACATCCCAACGACAGCGAGCTACAAAGCTTGCCGATACTCCATCGAACCCGATGCCTCGGCAGCCAGCTATTTTTGGGCTGTCGCTGCCGTAACCGGCGGCAAAGTGACCGTGCGCGGCCTGAACTACGAGAGTCTCCAGGGCGACGTTGCCTTCGTCGATTGTCTTCGCAACATGGGGTGTCAGATCCATACTGAAGACGATGCAATAACAGTTCAGGGAGGACCGCTGCACGGCATTGACGTGGATATGAACGCGATCAGTGATACCGTTCAAACATTGGCTGTAGTTGCTCTTTTTGCAAAAGGCACCACTCGGATCAGTAACGTAAGTCACATTCGGCACAAGGAAACCGATCGCATAGCGGCTTTGGCAACGGAGCTGAGGAAACTAGGAGCCGAAGTGAAGGAATCGGAAGATGGGCTGGAGATCACGCCGGGGAAGCTGTCGCCAGCAGCCATTGATACCTACAACGACCATCGCATGGCAATGAGCTTCGCCATAGCAGGGCTCAATTCGCCCGGAATTGTGATTTGCAATCCAGGTTGCACTTCCAAGACATATCCCGATTACTTTTCAGATCTGGCAAGGCTAACAACTACCCGATAG
- a CDS encoding M2 family metallopeptidase, producing MTNLPMPLFLFVVLGMYWASGFAQAASAKEDTTAAAKDFLRHYETNVVPLEISLNRAWWDANTTGSDEAFAAKEALDKQMNELLSSKEKFQELESIKVGSISDPQLARQIQILYLIYLNRQGDLTLLNRMSAKANEIEKKFNQFRATIGEKSYSDSEVRDVLLKSKDSSEREQVWKANKDVGGQVAVDLRELVRMRNEAAKELGFKNYHAMQLAINEQDQEEILALFDELDELTREPYARAKEQIDTALADQYGLLISDLQPWHYQDPFFQEPPAVYEVDLGGPFSDADILRVCREFYAGIQLPIEDVLENSDLYEKAKKSPHAFCTDIDREGDVRVLANIVPNEYWMSTMLHELGHSVYSSKYIPMSLPYLLRVNSHILTTEGVAMMFERFATDPAWLKAYGVDVDDPARYKAASQRMRRDKLLIFSRWCQVMLRFEMAMYEDPDQDLNQLWWDLVEKYQLVKRPADRKAPDFASKIHIVSAPCYYHNYMMGELFACQVHAAICRDLELPGDPANAIYTRVPRVGAFMQEKIFDPGATLPWNELTKHATGELLNAKAFAEEFQ from the coding sequence ATGACCAATCTGCCTATGCCCCTCTTTCTTTTTGTTGTTCTCGGAATGTACTGGGCAAGTGGCTTCGCTCAAGCTGCCTCTGCGAAAGAAGACACCACCGCTGCCGCGAAGGATTTCCTACGGCACTATGAAACGAATGTAGTCCCGTTGGAAATCTCTTTGAATCGCGCCTGGTGGGATGCCAATACTACGGGGAGTGACGAAGCCTTTGCAGCCAAGGAGGCGCTCGACAAGCAGATGAACGAGTTGCTTTCCTCGAAGGAAAAGTTTCAAGAGCTGGAGAGTATTAAAGTAGGCTCGATTAGCGATCCTCAACTTGCCCGCCAGATTCAGATTCTCTATCTGATTTATCTCAACCGGCAAGGAGACCTCACGCTGCTCAACCGAATGTCGGCCAAGGCGAATGAGATTGAGAAGAAATTCAATCAGTTCCGCGCGACGATTGGAGAGAAGTCGTATAGCGATAGTGAGGTTCGTGATGTCTTGCTCAAGTCAAAGGACTCTTCCGAGAGGGAGCAGGTGTGGAAAGCAAACAAAGATGTTGGGGGTCAGGTTGCAGTCGATCTGCGAGAGTTAGTCCGTATGAGAAACGAGGCAGCCAAAGAACTTGGGTTCAAGAACTATCACGCAATGCAACTCGCCATTAATGAGCAGGACCAGGAAGAAATACTCGCACTCTTTGATGAATTAGATGAGTTGACGCGGGAGCCGTATGCCCGCGCCAAAGAGCAGATTGATACGGCACTTGCGGACCAGTACGGGCTCTTGATTTCCGACCTGCAACCCTGGCACTATCAGGATCCCTTCTTTCAAGAGCCACCGGCGGTTTATGAAGTCGATCTTGGCGGACCATTTTCGGATGCCGATATTTTACGAGTTTGTCGCGAATTCTATGCAGGAATCCAACTTCCGATAGAGGACGTACTTGAAAATAGCGATCTCTACGAAAAAGCAAAGAAAAGCCCCCACGCGTTTTGTACTGATATCGATCGCGAAGGTGATGTCCGAGTGTTGGCCAATATCGTTCCCAATGAGTATTGGATGAGCACAATGCTCCATGAGTTAGGCCACTCGGTCTATTCCAGTAAATATATTCCTATGTCACTTCCCTATTTATTGCGGGTGAATTCACATATTCTCACTACCGAAGGAGTGGCGATGATGTTTGAGCGGTTTGCGACCGATCCCGCGTGGCTCAAAGCGTATGGAGTGGATGTGGACGATCCAGCAAGGTACAAGGCCGCCAGTCAGAGAATGCGACGAGATAAGTTGCTGATATTTTCTCGTTGGTGTCAGGTGATGCTGCGATTTGAAATGGCGATGTACGAAGATCCCGATCAAGACCTTAACCAACTTTGGTGGGATCTTGTTGAGAAATACCAACTAGTAAAACGCCCAGCAGATCGAAAAGCACCTGATTTCGCTAGCAAGATTCACATTGTCAGTGCCCCCTGCTATTACCATAACTACATGATGGGTGAGCTATTTGCCTGCCAAGTCCATGCAGCTATTTGTCGAGATTTGGAGCTGCCAGGAGATCCTGCAAATGCCATCTATACTCGTGTTCCCCGGGTCGGGGCGTTCATGCAGGAGAAGATTTTTGATCCGGGGGCGACGCTGCCGTGGAATGAGCTAACAAAACACGCCACGGGGGAGTTGCTGAACGCCAAGGCCTTTGCTGAGGAGTTTCAGTGA